One Lottiidibacillus patelloidae DNA window includes the following coding sequences:
- a CDS encoding Glu/Leu/Phe/Val family dehydrogenase, translated as MASQTGSIVQQSLNALMNDGNFLPTLKGETREQAFTSLGAILSTPNQVHKSFLRIALENGKVVRIPSFRVQHNNALGPYKGGIRFHESVNEDEVINLAALMTLKNALHDVPFGGGKGGVIVNPRELSVKELHLICKKYVQYFSDSLGPDKDIPAPDVGTGEREMDWMMAEYKSIRPGTPYRGSFTGKSLVNGGSLGRREATGKGVYFTFRYMLHDFLKEQEKYLTETNNIFARTALQYKDKPLKIAVQGFGNVGSVAALEAFQCTYLQNKVVSVSDRNVMLYNSDGLDIPALVKYTAGNGGDLPKNENQLKEAEVKAHIHDRDEVLTQEVDVLILAALEDQIHKDNMEKINAKIIVEGANAPVTGEADNYLSEKGVIIMPDILANAGGVIVSYFEWLQGRETQFLSEEKVFKMLFEKMQETMDTILPQFFGDPFPLRQNCYIHSVMKLSTVLYTQGKLY; from the coding sequence ATGGCAAGTCAAACTGGTTCAATTGTTCAACAATCATTAAATGCCTTAATGAATGATGGTAACTTTTTACCAACATTAAAAGGTGAAACTAGAGAGCAAGCATTTACTTCGTTAGGCGCAATCCTTTCAACACCTAACCAAGTACATAAGTCTTTTTTAAGAATTGCTTTAGAAAATGGAAAAGTAGTACGAATTCCTTCATTCCGAGTGCAACATAATAATGCATTAGGTCCATATAAAGGTGGGATTCGTTTTCATGAATCAGTAAATGAAGATGAAGTCATTAACTTAGCAGCTTTAATGACGTTAAAAAACGCTCTACATGATGTGCCTTTCGGTGGAGGAAAGGGTGGAGTCATCGTAAATCCACGGGAACTATCCGTGAAAGAACTTCACTTAATTTGTAAAAAATATGTGCAATATTTTAGCGATAGCTTAGGTCCTGACAAAGATATTCCAGCACCTGATGTCGGTACTGGTGAGCGGGAAATGGATTGGATGATGGCTGAATATAAATCAATCCGTCCAGGCACACCTTATAGAGGCAGCTTTACAGGAAAGAGTTTAGTTAACGGTGGCTCCTTAGGAAGAAGAGAAGCAACCGGTAAAGGAGTATATTTTACTTTTAGATATATGTTACATGATTTTTTGAAAGAGCAAGAAAAATATTTAACAGAGACAAATAACATATTTGCAAGAACGGCTTTACAGTATAAAGATAAGCCTCTAAAAATTGCCGTACAAGGCTTTGGCAATGTAGGCTCAGTTGCAGCACTAGAAGCTTTCCAATGTACTTACTTACAAAACAAAGTAGTTTCAGTAAGTGATCGTAATGTCATGTTATATAACTCAGATGGTTTAGATATTCCTGCTTTAGTAAAATATACCGCAGGTAACGGTGGTGATTTACCAAAAAATGAAAATCAATTAAAAGAAGCGGAAGTCAAAGCACACATTCATGATCGTGATGAAGTATTAACGCAAGAAGTTGATGTATTAATTTTAGCTGCACTTGAAGACCAAATTCATAAAGATAATATGGAAAAAATTAATGCTAAAATTATCGTCGAAGGTGCCAATGCTCCTGTAACAGGGGAAGCGGATAACTATTTAAGCGAAAAAGGTGTCATTATTATGCCTGACATTTTAGCTAACGCCGGTGGTGTAATCGTTTCTTATTTTGAATGGTTGCAAGGTCGTGAAACACAGTTTTTAAGTGAGGAAAAAGTATTTAAAATGCTATTTGAGAAAATGCAAGAAACAATGGATACAATTTTACCGCAATTTTTCGGAGATCCATTCCCATTGAGACAAAACTGTTATATCCATTCCGTTATGAAATTGTCAACAGTGTTGTATACACAAGGGAAGTTGTATTAA
- a CDS encoding family 16 glycosylhydrolase produces MNQKLKFSMLLGFLLVIGVLIGILLFNSIGKTITENKNNLLFNSQFSNVLSTNVPDTHGVVNTEKSWIFYTNSGAEGIYELVGNVAKVTPTNIDSPPYGIQLIQSPITVEKLGVYKVSITAKTENERNITIKIGATGNKGWKAYGIKDITLTSNYETYEFEFTMYDETDTSSRFEIFFAQNEQPVWIRNVSMEKIDEEEPTITLEDLSNRVKTEIDEDKVEEWELVWADEFEGDTINLNYWTFEIGNGAEKGIPGWGNNELEYYTDSPNNAYIEDGHLIIQALKEVKNFSYDGINYTTEYTSARMITQGKVNTTYGRIEARIKVPSGQGIWPAFWMLGEDIETVGWPQSGEIDILEYIGSNVTEIHGTVHGPVTAGPGINGHIDMGIDLSKDFHVYAIEWDEDEVEFYIDDILYHIVNKDEVDLEYGPEEWVYDHDHFLILNLAVGGNWPGSPDETTIFPKQLIVDYIRMYKDVNQNSIDGEEIVDTIYELPAKAPGVESFVNGTFDEGKQDWNSYVHFDAEATFEVIDGEAVYTIAKDGGEDYSIHLYQGPFLFESGNSYTLEFEVRSTIERDLLVVVDNSDYHRYINKKVSIGESMRTVKVAIESISDEATIKLLLGELGNDIKESMTITIDNVKLYENKN; encoded by the coding sequence ATGAATCAAAAACTGAAATTTTCTATGTTATTAGGCTTCTTACTAGTCATTGGAGTTCTAATCGGAATTTTATTATTTAACTCAATAGGAAAAACAATAACAGAAAATAAAAACAACCTTTTATTTAATTCGCAGTTTAGTAATGTTTTATCAACTAACGTACCTGACACTCATGGCGTTGTTAATACGGAAAAAAGCTGGATTTTCTATACAAATAGTGGAGCAGAAGGAATCTACGAACTTGTTGGAAATGTTGCTAAAGTTACACCAACTAATATAGACTCACCACCTTATGGGATACAGCTGATTCAATCACCGATAACTGTTGAAAAACTTGGTGTCTATAAAGTTAGCATTACAGCAAAAACTGAAAACGAGAGAAATATTACGATTAAAATAGGTGCTACCGGCAATAAAGGTTGGAAAGCCTACGGAATAAAAGATATTACTTTAACATCAAACTATGAAACGTATGAATTTGAATTTACAATGTATGATGAAACAGACACATCTTCAAGATTCGAGATATTTTTTGCACAAAACGAACAACCGGTCTGGATTAGAAATGTATCTATGGAGAAAATCGACGAGGAAGAACCTACAATTACTTTAGAAGATCTTTCAAATCGAGTTAAAACAGAAATTGATGAAGATAAAGTCGAAGAATGGGAATTAGTATGGGCGGATGAGTTTGAAGGAGATACAATTAATCTTAACTACTGGACATTTGAAATAGGAAATGGTGCAGAAAAAGGTATTCCTGGTTGGGGAAACAATGAACTAGAATATTATACTGATTCACCAAATAATGCGTATATTGAAGATGGACATTTAATTATTCAAGCATTAAAAGAAGTAAAAAACTTTAGCTATGATGGTATAAATTACACTACAGAATACACTTCCGCAAGAATGATCACTCAAGGTAAAGTAAATACAACTTACGGAAGAATTGAAGCTAGAATTAAAGTTCCAAGTGGACAAGGGATATGGCCGGCATTTTGGATGTTGGGTGAAGATATTGAAACTGTAGGTTGGCCACAAAGCGGAGAGATTGACATCTTAGAATATATAGGGAGCAATGTTACTGAAATACATGGAACAGTTCATGGACCTGTAACTGCGGGACCAGGAATAAATGGTCATATTGATATGGGTATTGATTTATCAAAGGATTTCCATGTATATGCTATTGAATGGGATGAAGACGAAGTAGAATTTTACATTGATGATATTTTATATCATATAGTAAATAAGGATGAAGTCGATTTGGAATATGGACCTGAAGAATGGGTGTATGATCACGATCACTTTTTAATCTTAAATCTTGCTGTTGGAGGAAACTGGCCTGGTTCTCCAGATGAAACAACTATTTTCCCTAAACAACTAATCGTTGATTACATTAGGATGTATAAAGACGTTAATCAAAATTCAATTGATGGCGAAGAAATTGTTGATACCATTTATGAATTACCAGCAAAAGCTCCGGGAGTAGAGAGTTTTGTTAATGGAACATTTGACGAAGGAAAGCAAGATTGGAACTCTTACGTCCATTTTGATGCTGAAGCAACTTTTGAAGTGATAGATGGGGAAGCAGTTTATACAATTGCTAAAGATGGTGGAGAAGATTACTCTATTCATTTATACCAAGGTCCATTTTTATTCGAATCTGGAAACTCGTATACATTAGAATTTGAGGTGCGCTCAACTATTGAAAGAGACTTGCTTGTTGTAGTCGATAATTCTGACTATCACAGGTACATTAACAAAAAAGTCTCCATTGGCGAATCAATGCGAACAGTCAAAGTTGCAATAGAATCTATTTCAGACGAAGCAACTATTAAACTTCTTTTAGGAGAACTTGGAAATGACATTAAAGAATCAATGACTATTACTATTGATAACGTGAAGTTATATGAAAATAAGAATTAA
- a CDS encoding Crp/Fnr family transcriptional regulator, which produces MDKLLYLSQINLFEEMPMDELEAIDHISEMQPMKKGNLILGPTKPNRALYLLKKGNVRLYRSSEDGKQLTVDLLGDGNVFGETSTFSLNDDQTYAEALTDVYLCVIGKDEFTVLMEQYPKLAIKFIEILSARLKETYEMSESLALRNVRYRILSLLLKLSEKFGRRSKEWQTIDVKVTHHDIASMIGSTRETVSATMAQLKKDGFIKKSPLTFKINADKTTEFLQQY; this is translated from the coding sequence ATGGATAAGCTTCTTTATTTATCACAAATTAACTTATTTGAAGAAATGCCTATGGATGAGTTAGAAGCAATCGATCATATAAGTGAAATGCAGCCGATGAAAAAAGGAAATTTAATTTTAGGACCAACTAAGCCAAATCGAGCGCTTTATCTACTAAAAAAAGGCAATGTTCGGTTGTATAGATCTAGTGAGGATGGCAAACAACTGACAGTGGATTTGCTAGGTGATGGTAATGTTTTCGGAGAGACATCTACTTTTTCACTTAATGATGATCAGACATATGCTGAAGCGCTTACTGATGTATACTTATGTGTTATTGGAAAAGATGAATTCACGGTACTAATGGAACAATATCCAAAGCTTGCAATAAAATTTATTGAAATTCTTTCTGCTAGATTAAAAGAAACATATGAAATGAGTGAATCACTAGCACTTAGAAATGTTCGTTATCGCATCTTATCTTTACTATTAAAATTAAGTGAAAAGTTTGGGCGCAGATCAAAAGAATGGCAAACGATTGATGTCAAAGTTACTCATCATGATATTGCTTCAATGATAGGTTCAACAAGAGAAACAGTAAGTGCAACGATGGCTCAACTTAAAAAAGATGGTTTTATTAAAAAATCACCTCTTACATTTAAAATAAATGCAGATAAAACGACAGAATTCTTGCAGCAGTACTAA
- a CDS encoding urease accessory protein UreH domain-containing protein: MYDFISKISFSLSEPFLNIFYATEGIPLLAAFILGLVAALAPCQFTGNISAITIFGNQSLQKRLAWKEVFFFILGKIVVFSSIGLLVWVLGKEFQQTLTLYFPYFRKVIGPILIILGLFMIGIIKMNWTLRLFKLPDSLKSGRLGSFFMGVSFSIAFCPTMFVLFFITLMPIVLSSSFGVILPSVFAIGTSIPVILTVFLLWYFKLDGRLMKKQGRRLGSYVQKAAGLLMIILGIIDTITYWTI, encoded by the coding sequence ATGTACGATTTTATAAGTAAGATTAGTTTTTCTTTAAGTGAACCATTTTTAAATATCTTTTATGCTACTGAAGGGATTCCATTACTGGCTGCTTTTATTCTAGGTCTTGTTGCTGCATTAGCACCTTGTCAATTTACTGGTAATATTAGCGCAATCACTATCTTTGGAAACCAGTCTTTACAAAAGAGATTAGCTTGGAAAGAAGTGTTTTTCTTTATTTTAGGGAAAATTGTTGTTTTCTCAAGCATAGGCTTATTAGTATGGGTTTTAGGAAAAGAATTTCAACAAACCTTAACATTGTACTTCCCTTATTTCAGAAAAGTTATCGGACCAATATTGATAATTTTAGGCTTGTTTATGATTGGAATTATAAAGATGAATTGGACATTACGATTATTTAAGCTACCAGATAGTCTTAAAAGTGGAAGATTAGGATCCTTCTTTATGGGAGTAAGTTTTTCAATAGCCTTTTGTCCAACCATGTTTGTGTTATTTTTCATTACACTAATGCCAATTGTACTTTCAAGCTCATTTGGTGTAATTTTACCTTCTGTTTTTGCAATAGGTACGTCAATTCCTGTGATATTAACTGTCTTTTTGCTTTGGTACTTTAAACTAGATGGGAGATTAATGAAGAAACAGGGTAGAAGGCTAGGTTCGTATGTGCAAAAGGCAGCAGGATTATTGATGATTATTCTAGGAATAATTGATACGATTACTTATTGGACAATCTAG
- a CDS encoding basic helix-loop-helix domain-containing protein, whose protein sequence is MRKLSTWLTVGSLIVACLIGIMTINVFQDKKKIEKDYQELKSQNDELINETKHVESLNNQISDLKLKLANANGYSDPNSDSSGELSFLQEDWDKIVIESGGEEIEIDSHEIMTQFKNSLHGSVVETNHPYPGGSGTSITSFTFHIYSKGKIYSFHSLRDNFFKDKNEEIFYKSGRDYKQIAKAFVKKPENYPETTMLSEYFHSGMMVGEKIYSYPMLSPFRINSIVSNFLMMEKEEVSSSNLQEDYIEKFTFYYYGKKLYMEIYEDHFHLYNEEGSFEQWYKTDAELIESFFSNLNAG, encoded by the coding sequence ATGAGAAAACTTTCTACTTGGCTTACAGTTGGGTCATTAATTGTAGCTTGCTTAATCGGAATTATGACAATAAACGTATTTCAAGATAAGAAAAAAATAGAAAAAGATTATCAAGAACTAAAAAGTCAAAACGATGAATTAATTAATGAAACTAAACATGTTGAATCTTTAAACAATCAAATTTCCGACTTAAAATTAAAGCTCGCAAATGCTAACGGATATTCTGATCCTAATAGCGATTCAAGTGGGGAACTATCTTTTTTGCAAGAGGACTGGGACAAAATTGTGATTGAATCAGGTGGAGAAGAGATTGAGATTGATTCACATGAGATTATGACGCAATTCAAGAATAGTTTGCATGGCAGCGTTGTTGAAACAAATCACCCGTACCCTGGCGGATCTGGTACGAGTATTACGTCATTCACCTTTCATATTTATAGTAAGGGTAAAATTTATTCTTTCCACTCGTTAAGAGATAACTTCTTTAAAGATAAAAATGAGGAGATTTTCTATAAGAGTGGTAGGGACTATAAGCAAATTGCAAAAGCATTTGTGAAGAAACCAGAAAATTATCCAGAAACTACAATGTTAAGTGAATATTTTCATAGCGGCATGATGGTAGGGGAAAAGATCTATAGTTATCCAATGTTGTCTCCATTTAGAATAAATTCCATTGTTTCAAACTTTTTAATGATGGAGAAAGAAGAGGTTAGCTCTTCTAATTTACAGGAAGATTATATAGAAAAATTTACTTTTTATTATTATGGGAAGAAGCTTTATATGGAAATCTACGAGGATCACTTTCACTTATATAATGAAGAAGGTTCTTTCGAACAATGGTATAAAACTGATGCTGAATTAATTGAAAGTTTCTTCTCTAACTTAAACGCAGGATAA